Below is a window of Actinomycetes bacterium DNA.
CTGCATGGTGTCGGGCAGGTCGACGTCCTTGACCTCGACCAGGGAGACCTTCACCCCCCAGGGCTCGGTCAGGTCGTCGATCACGTGGGCCAGCTCGTCGTTGATGCGGTCGCGCTCGCCGAGCAGGTCGTCGAGGTCGACCTTGCCGAGGATGGCCCGCAGGGTGGTCTGGGCGACCTGGCTGGTGCCGAACAGGTAGTTCTGGATGGCGACGACGGCCTTCAGGGGGTCGATGACCTGGAAGTAGATGACCGCGTCGACCCGGACGGTGACGTTGTCACGGGTGATGACGTCCTGCGGCGGCACGTTCATCGCCACCGTCTGCAAGTTCACCTTGACCATGCGGTCGATGCCGAACGGCAGGATGAAGAAGAGCCCGGGACCCTTGGGGCGGGCGACGACCCGGCCGAGCCGGAAGATGATGCCGCGCTCGTACTCCTGGACGACGCGGACGCCGGACACCAGCGCGATCACGACCAGGACGAGCAAGATGACGAGGGTGACGATGACGACCGTGCTCACGGGAACTCCTTGTTCGTCGCGTTCTGACCGGTGTCGAGGCTCAGTCTCTCACCTGGCGGGGCTGCGGGGACGGTCATTCACAGCCACGGTACGCGCGGTCCCGGCGCCGCTCGTGCCCTCCGCCCGCCGGACCGAGGCCGGTCACGGGCGCGTCGGCCAAGCCGCCCCACCCGCCCGAGACCGTCCGCCAGGCGGCGTCGGCGACCAGCGCGAACGGGAGGTAGCCGAGGTAGCCGAGCAGCGGCATCTCGAACACCTTGGCGAAGCCGACGTAGGGCACCCGGTAGGACCAGCGCGGCAGGGCACCCGCGTTCCACAGCTCCCAGAGCACACCGGTGGCGAGCCCGGCCAGGGCCACCAGCAGCACCGGCCCGGCCCGGCCGGCCCGCACCAGCGAGAGCGCGCTCGGCCGGGCGCGCAGGGCGGCCACCCCGTCCAGGATCAGCAGCGGCACGACCCAGACGAGCGGGAACGACTGCTCGGGGAAGCGCCAGAGCAGACCGGCGCCGGCGAGCCCGGCCACCACCATCCAGGCCGCCGCCCACCGCTCCCCTGGCAGGCGCAGGGCGGGCGGGTCGGGGAGCCGCACGAACGAGCGCAGCAGGTCCCTCGACTCGGCCAGGGCCGGCAGCACGGTCGCGAACGCGACCGTCTCGAGCACCAGGCCAAGCGACCGCGGGAGGACCTCGCCACCGACGTAGGACCAGTTCCGCAGGTGCCAGTTGACCAGCTCGTAGAGCCACCAGAAGGCGGCGCTGAGCGCGGCCATCCCGGCCACCCGGCGCAGGTTGGAGGACAGCAGCGACGTGCCCGTCCGGGCCAGCACGACGCCGTCGGCGACCAGGATGTAGCCGGGCCACACGAGCTGGAACCAGTAGCGGCGGGCCGGCTCGACGCCGGCCAGGCTCAAGCCCCAGCCGAGCGCGACCAGCGCGAGCCCGATCCCCAGGCGGAGGACGGGCCCGCGGGCGGACGCCACCGCCGGCTCACTCCCGGGGCGGGACGGTGCCCGCCGCCCTGCCCGCCGGCTCACTCCCGGGGGCGGGACGTGCCCGCCGCCCTGCGCACGCGGCCCGGCTTGCCGGGGCGGACCGCGGCCGGATCCTCGGCGGTCACCTGGAGGATGCCGTCGCGCACGGCGTCGACCTTCACGCGCTGGCCAGTGGGCAGGGCGCCGCCGCCGTCCAGGACGGCGCGCCACATGGCGCCCTCGACGACCACGATCCCGCCCGGGTTGAGCATGCTGCGGACCACCCCGCCCGCGCCGACCAGCGCCTCGGTGCCCGCCGGGAGCTGGCGCTGGGAGCGGAGCACCACGGTCAGGATGACCACGAAGTACAACACCGACCAGGCGACGCCGGCCGCGGCCAGCCGGCCGTCCACCCGGAGCAGGCTGTTCGGGCTGGAGAACAGCCACCAGGAGCCGGCTGCGGTGAGGGCGGTGGCCGTCGCGGTGCCGAGGCCCAGGCCACCGACGGCGGTGTCGAGGGTGAACACGCCGAAGCCGGCCACCAGCACGGCCAGGGCGAGCCAGTTGGTCGGCAGCACCGCCAGGGCGTACACGGCCAGCAGGGCCATGACCAGGCCGGCCACGCCGGCCACGCCGAACCCGGGCTGGAACCACTCGAAGGCGAGGCAGGCCGCCGCGGCCAGCAGCAGCAGGTAGGCGATGCTGGGGTTGGCCAGGCCGTGCCTGACCCGGTCGACCAGCGACCGGGAGAGGAAGCGGACCTGGAAGCGCGGGATCGAGATGGTCTCGCCCTCGACCCGGCGGCCGTCGAGCCGCTTGACCGCGTCGGGCAGGGACTCGGCCTGGTAGTCGGCCACCCCAGCCGCCTCGGCGGCGGCTCCGTCGAGGATGCCGTGGGCCGCCTGGGCGGGCAGCCCGGAACCGTCGAACAGGGCCTGCTCGCGCTGCGGCTCGCGACCCCGGCCGAGCTGGGCGGGCAGCGCGGGCCCGACCCGGGCCTGCCTGGAGACCGCGACCACGTCGGCGGCGGCGAGCAGGAACGCGGCGGCCCCGCCGGCCCGAGCCGACCGCGGGCCGAGCCAGACCGCCACCGGGACCTGGGCGCCGGCCACTGCCCGCTGGACGGCGGCCGGGTCGACGCTGAGGCTGCCGAAGCTGTCGAGCTGGATCAGGAAGACCTCGGTGTCGCGGCGGCCGGCGGCGGCCAGGTCGCGCTGGAGCGCGCCGAGCAGGCTGGCATCGATCACGCCGGACGCCTCGAACACCTCGACGACGGGGCCGACCCTGGGCGCCTCGGGCTGGGCCGAGGCGGGAACGGCCCCGAGGCTGGAGGCGAGCAGCGCGGCGAGGGCGAGCAGCGCGGGGAGGAGCGGGAGTCGTCGCATGGCACCGTCATTCTTCCCTGCCCGGGCGCTGGCGCGCCACGCCACTCGCCTGAAGCGCGCAAGGCCGAGCCTCGGGCGTTTCGCAAGGCCGAGCCTCGGGCGTTTCTCGACGCCGAGCCTCGGGGCCTTGAGGGGCGGCCCGCGGGGTACGCGGCTACGATGGCGCGCATGTCGATCGACACCCTGGCCGATGCCCGGCTGCTCGTGGTCACCGGCAAGGGCGGGACCGGGAAGACCACCGTGGCGGCCGCGCTGGCCATGGCCGCGGCCGACCGTGGCCGGCGCGTGCTGGTCGTCGAGGTCGAGGGCCGCCAGGGCCTGGCCGGGCTGTTCGGCCGGCGCTCGCTGTCGTACCAGGAGACCAGGGTCGCCAGCCGGGTCCACGGCCTGGCCGTGGACCCCGAGGAGTCCCTGCGCGAGTACCTCGGCCGCTTCGGCGCCGCGCCCCTCGCCCGGCTGCTCACCTGGGCGCGGCTCACCCGCTTCATCACCGCGGCGGCCCCAGGGCTCGGCGACGTCCTGCTCGTCGGCAAGGTATGGGAGGCGGCCACCCGCGTGCGGGACGGGCGGCCAGCCTACGACCTGGTGGTGCTCGACGCCCCGCCGACCGGCCGGGTCGTGCCGTTCCTGCGCGCGCCCGAGACCGTGGCCGAGCTGGCCAGGGTCGGTCCCATCCGCCACCAGGCGGACCGGGTCAAGGAGCTGCTCGACGACCCGGCGCGCACGCGCGTCGTGCTCACCTGCCTGCCCGAGGAGCTGCCGGTCACCGAGACCCTGGAGAGCCTCGCGCTGTTGCGCGCGGCCGGCCTCCCGCTCGGCCCGGTCGTGGTCAACCAGGTGGTCGCCGACCGGCTGGGGGGGCGGGCGCGCCGGCTCGCCGCCCTGACCAGGGACGCCGCCCCACTGGCGGCCGCGGCGGAGCGGGCCGGGGCCAAGCTCGACGGGGCCGCACTGGCCGTGCTGCTCGGCGAGGCACGCGACCGCCAGCGCCGGGTGGCAACCCAGCGCCGCCTCATCGGCGAGCTCCAGGCTGGCGCGGCCGGGCTGCCCGTGGTGGAGCTGCCGCTCCTGTCCGACGGGGCGGCCGGCCCGGAGGCGGTCCGGCTGCTGGCCGGCATGCTCCGCGCGGCCGAACCCGGTTCCGCCCGGGAGCGGGCGCGGGCCGGGGCATGAGCACCCGCGGTCGCCCCCGCGGCCTCGCGCGGGAGACGGGTGCGTCGCTGAGCTGGCTCGAGGAGGTCGTGCGTACTGCCCGGATCGTGATCTGCTGCGGTTCCGGCGGGGTGGGCAAGACCTCGACCGCGGCCGCCGTGGCGCTCCGGGCCGCGGAGCGCGGGCGGCGGACCTGCGTGCTCACCATCGACCCGGCCCGCCGGCTGGCCCAGGCGCTCGGCCTCGACCTGCTCTCCAACACCCCCAAGCCGGTCACGGGAAAGGGGCTGCGGGCGGACGGGCCGGGCAGCCTGGACGCCATGATGCTCGACATGCGGCGCACGTTCGACGAGGTCATCGAGCGCTACGCGCGCGACTCCGAGCAGGCCGAGCGGATCCTGGCCAACCGCTTCTACCAGCGCGTCTCCTCCACCCTGGCCGGCACCCAGGAGTACATGGCCATGGAGAAGCTCTACGAGCTGCACGAGTCGCACCGCTACGACCTGCTGGTGGTGGACACCCCGCCCACCCGCTCGGCCCTCGACTTCCTCGACGCTCCTGACAACCTCAACGAGCTGCTCGACGCGCGCGCGTTCCGCCTGCTGATCGCCCCGGCGCAGCGGATCGGGCGGGGCTACCTGCGCGGGCTGAACCTGGCCACCACCGCCATGACCAGGATGGTGCGCCGGCTCACCGGCTCCGACCTGCTGGCCGAGGTGGGCGAGTTCTTCGCCGCCTTCGAGGGGATGTACGACGGCTTCAGGGACCGCGCCCAGCGGGTCTACGACCTCATGAAGCATCCGAGCACCGCGTTCGTGGTGGTGGCCACGCCCGACGAGGCGGCCCTGCGCGAGGCCGCGTTCTTCGCCCGTCGGCTGGCCGAGGACCGCATGCCGCTCGGCGCCCTGGTCGTCAACCGGGTCCACCGAGCCGGGCTCGTGCCCGCCGTCCCGGCCGGCGTGCACGAACGGCTCGGCGCCGGCGACGCCGACGCCCGGCTGCTGGCCGACCTGCTGGAGCAGCACGAGGCGCTCGAGGCGCTGGCCGAGGCCGAGCAGCGCCGCATCGGCGAGCTGCTGGCCTCCGTGCCGTCCCTGGCAGCTGTGCAGGTGCCCCTCATGGCCGAGGAGGTCCACAGCGTGGCCGGGCTGCGCCGCCTCGGCGCGCACCTGTTCGCCGCCGTCCCGGCCTGACCACGCGAGCGCCGAACCGGCCTCAGGCGCCCGAGGCGGTCCCGTCGCCGACCTTGGCCTGCCTGGTGGGCGCCGGCACCTCGACGTTGGCGGTGAGCTGGGGCACGGAGATGTCGACGCCGGCCTCGCCCAGGGCGGACTCGATCGCCTCGAGCACCTCGCTGCGGGCCCGCAGCAGGTCCGAGGCGCGCGGGTCAACCCAGAACAGCAGGCGCAGCTCGAGGGCGCCCTGCCCGAAGTCCTTGGTGAGCACGCGCGGGGCCGGCTCCTCGAGCACGCCCTCGACGGCGGCGGTCGCGCCGGTCAGGGTCTCTCTGATCCGGGCCGAGTCCTGCGAGTAGGGCACGCTGACGATCGCCTCGAGCCGCCGCCCGGTGGTCGCGCTCGCGTTGATCAGCACGTTGGTGAACAGCAGCTTGTTGGGCACCACCACGAGCTGGCCGTCCAGGGTGCGGAGCTGGGTGGCGCGCACCCGGATGTCCTCCACCTCGCCCTGGGCATCCGTGGTAACGATCAGGTCACCTTTGGTGAATGGGTGCTCGAGCAGCAGCACGATCCCGGCCACGAAGTTGCTCAATATGTCCTGGAGGGCGAACCCGGCGGCCACGGTCGCGAGGCCGAGGCTGCCGACCAGCACGCCCAGGTTGACCCCGACGACCGACAGCGCCACGACCATCCCGACGACCAGGACTCCGAGGTAGGCCAGCTTGGCGACGAGCAGGTGCACGTACGCCTCGGTCGAGGTGCGACGCAGGCCGGCCTCGACCCCCCGCCGCACGAGCCGGGCGACGAGCACCGCGACGGCGAGGAGGACGACCGCGGCGAGCAGGTTGGGCAGGCGCTCGACCACGCGCTCGGCGAACCGCCTGAACGCCTCGGCGAGGGCGTCGACCGACAGGGGAGACGCGGGCTTCAGCAGGTCCGAAGCGCTGGCCAGCTGTGCTCGGACGGCCAGGGCGAGCTGGCAGCCCAGGGCGGAGCAGTTCACGCGCGCGCCGCCTCCCGGGATCGTGGGGCTGGGGTACGGTGGGTTGCCCGCACCTGCCGGCGAACCTATCATCCCTGCTACTCTGGCCGGCCACGCCCCGGCCGCACCTGCGGACACGTGGTGATCCATGGCCGACGTCCCTGCCCCCAAGCCGCAGTTCCCCCGCCTCCCCCGCGTGCGGTTCGACCGCGGGGTCGGCCTCGTCGGGAGCAGGGTGGCGCTCTTCGTCGGCCTCATCACCGCCCTGGCCGTGCTCGGCGCCCTGGTCGTCCTGCCCGTCGTGGTGCCGGCGGGCGCGCTGGTGCGCGACACCAGCGCCCGCCTGGGCGACGTCCCACCGCTGGTCAAGGCGCTGCCCAAGCCCGAGGAGCGGTCGCTCATCTACGCCAACGACGGCAGGACCGTGCTCGCCGTCCTCCACGGCGACGAGAACCGCAAGTCGATCCCACTGCGCGACATGGGCCTGCGCATCCGGCGGGCCGTGATCGCGATCGAGGACTACCGCTTCTACGAGCACCACGGCATCGACTACCACGGGATCGCCCGCGCAGCGGTGGAGGACTTCAAGGAAGGTTCGATCTCCCAGGGCGGCAGCACCCTGACCCAGCAGTACATCAAGAACGTCCTGACCGGGAGCTCGAAGACCCTCGACCGCAAGATCCGGGAGGCCATCTACGCCATCCAGCTCGAGAAGCGGATGGACAAGGGCACGATCCTCCAGGCGTACCTGAACGAGGCCTACTTCGGCGAGGGCGCCTACGGCGTGTGGGCCGCCGCCGAGCACTACTTCAGCAAGAAGCCGAAGGACCTGACCCTGGCCGAGGCGGCGGCCCTGGCCGCGACCATCCCGGCGCCCGGGAAGCTGCAGCCGACCGGGAAGGAGAACCGCGCCCGCCGGATGGTGGTGCTCGACCGGATGCAGGCGCTCAACTACGCCTCCCCGCGCGAGGTGGCCATCGCCAAGCGCGAGAAGCTGAAGATCAAGATCTTCAAGGCCCCCACCAGGCAGCCGTACTTCGTGGAGTTCATCAAGCGCCAGCTCCTCCACGACCCGGCCTACGACCGCACCCTGGGCAAGGCGGCCACCCCGGCCCGCAAGCGGGCGGTGTTCGAGGGCGGCCTGCGGATCGTCACCACCCTCGACCCGCGGGACAACAACGCGGCCAAGGCCGCGGTGGAGGGCCACGTCGGGCGCCTTGGCTTCGACGGTGCACTGGCCAGCATCGAGCCGGCCAGCGGCAAGATCATCGCCATGTACGGCGGCAAGAACTTCAAGGACAACCAGGGCAACCTGGCCGTGCTCGGCCAGGGCAGCACCGGCTACCAGTCCGGCTCCACGTTCAAGGTGTTCTACCTGGTGAGTGCGCTCGAGCAGGGCATCCCGGTGAGCCAGACGTTCGACGTCCCGGCACGGACCCTCATCACCGACCCCCTGTGCGGCTCGCGCGGCTGGGACGTCGGCAACGCCGGGGAGTCCGAGGCCGGCGTCTACAACATGTACACGGCCACCGCCCACTCGGTGAACACCTGGTTCGCCACCCTCATGCCGAAGGTGCGGCCGAGCCGGGCCCTGGACGCGGCCAAGCGCATGGGCATCCAGGTGCCCCCGAAGGACAGCAAGGCGTACGCCAACCACTGGAACATCTGCTCGTCGGTGCTGGGCACGGGCAACACCAGCGTGCTCGACATGGCCAGCGCGTTCGCGGTGCTGGCCAACAAGGGCGTCCGCTGCGAGCCCTACTCGATCGCGAAGGTCGTCGACCGGGACGGCGCGGTGCTGCTCGACCGCAAGAAGTCCAAGTGTGAGCAGGTCATCGACCCCGGGATCGCGGCCCAGGTCACCGACATGCTGCGCGGGGTGGTCACCGGGGGCACCGGCCAGCAGGCGGCCATCGGCCGGCCGGTGGCCGGCAAGACCGGCACCGCCCAGGACTACACCAGCGCCTTCTTCACCGGGTACACGCCCCAGCTCGCCACCTCGGTCTGGGTCGGGCACCGCAAGGGCCTGAAGTCGATGTACCTCCCGGACGGCCGGCCCGTGTTCGGGGGGAGGGTCCCGGCCCCGATCTTCCGCGACTTCATGGTGGCGGCGCACGAGGGGCTGCCCGTGATGGGCTTCCCGGCCCCGCCCCAGGGCCGGCCGTCCGACCCGGTCCAGCCCAAGACGGGCGTGCCCAACGTGGTCGGCCAGCAGCTCGCCCTGGCCAGGAGGGTGCTGCGCAACGCCGGCTTCAAGGTCTCGACCAAGCTCGTCGACCACACGGCACCGAGGAACCAGGTGGTCGCCCAGAGCCCGGGCGCGAACAGCTCGGTCCCGCGCGGCTCCACGGTGACGCTCGCGGTCTCCAGGGGCGGGCCGGGCGGGCCGGACGTCAGGGTGGTGCCCGCGGTGACGGGGATGCGCGCCAGCCAGGCGGTCGGCGTGCTGCGCGGCGCCGGCTTCAACGTGCGGGTCGTCTCCGTGCCAGCCGGCGGCTCGGACAGGAGGGGCCGCGTCATCTCGCAGAGCCCGACAGCCGGCTCCCAGCTCCGCCAGGGCGCCACGGTCGTGATCGTGGTGGGCCGCTGACCGGGCCCAGGAGCCGTGGTGGGCCGCTGACGGGGCTCCAGAGCCATGATGGTCGCTGACGGGCTCCAGGAGCCATGACCGTCAGGAGCCGTGGTGGGCCGCTGACCGGCTTCAGGAGCCGTGCGAGAGGCGCTCGAGCACGAGCCGGCGGACCTCGTTGCCGTCGGCCCGGCCCTTGACCGCCGGCATGAGCCGGCCCATCACCTTGCCGAGCTCCTTCGGCCCGGTGGCGCCGGTGGCGGCGACCGCCTCGTCGACCATGCGGGCCAGCTCGGCCGGGTCCAGGCCCTGAGGCAGGAACCCGGCGATGACCGACAGCTCGAACGCCTCCTGGTCGGCGCGCTCGTCCCGGCCGGCGTCCCGGTAGGCCTGCTCGGCCTCGCGGCGCTTCTTGGCCTCGCGCTGCAGGACCGTGACCGCCTCCTCGTCGGTGAGGTCCCGGCGCGCCTCGATGACGGCCGACCTGAGGGCGGCCAGCGCGAGCCGCAGGGCAGCCGCCTCTTCCGGCCTGCGCGCCTTCATGGCCCCGTACATGGCCTGCTGCACGTCGTCGATCAGCATGCTCGGAGCCTACCCGAAGCCACGCCAGGGGCGCCGGGTACAATCGATCTCCCCAACCGGCCACGATTTGGAGGATCAAGCCGTATGCACCGTTCGCCCGCCACTCAGCTCGCCGGCCTCGTCACCGGCGCGGTCGCCACGGCGGGCACCGCCTGCGTCGCCTACGGCATGCTCGTGGAGCGCAACTGGTACCGGCTCGGGCGCGAGAGGGTCCCGGTGCTCCCGTCCGGCCGGCCCTCCCTGGACCTGCTGCACCTGTCCGACCTCCACATGGTCGCCGACGACCCGGCCAAGCAGCAGTTCCTGGCCCGGCTCGCGGCCGTGCCGGCCGACCTGCTCGTGGTCACCGGGGACATGCTCGGGGAGCCCCGGGCGCTCGAACAGGTCCTGGACGCCCTGGGCCGCTTCCGTCCCCGGATCGGGGCGGTGGCGGTGCTCGGCTCCAACGACTACTACGCGCCCCGACCGATGAGCTACGCCGCCTACTTCCGCCCCAGGCGCAAGCTCCGCCGGGTCGTGAGACGCAACCCGTACCGGGAGCTGGTCGCGGGACTCGAGGGCATGGGCTGGCTGGTACTGTCGAACGCGCGGGGCACGCTGGGCGACGTCGAGCTCGCCGGCATGGACGACCCGCACATCCACCGTGAGGACCTGGCCGTGGCCGTCCCCGGCGGGGACGGCCACGGGCTGCGCATCGGCGTGGTGCACAGCCCGTACCGGCGCAGCCTGGACGCGTTCGCGCGCAACGGCTACCAGCTCGTGCTGGCCGGCCACACCCACGGCGGCCAGGTCCGCCTGCCCGGGTACGGCGCGCTGGTCGACAACTGCGACCTCCCGCTGGACCAGGCGCGCGGGCTGTCCAGGTGGGGCGCGAGCTGGCTGCATGTGAGCGCGGGCCTCGGCACGAGCAAGTACGCGCCCTTCCGCTTCGCCTGCCGACCCGAGGCGACCGTGCTCACCCTGACCGCCAGGGCCGAGCGCCCGGACGGGGGAAACGGCAGCGCCCGGACGAGGTAGTGCTTCAGGGCCGCCGCTCCCATCCACACCGAGGGCCTCAGCCCAGGCGCTGCCGTACAGTCCTATGGATCGTCTCGTTCCCCACGGGTCGGATAGCCCGTTGGGATGGTTCCTGACTG
It encodes the following:
- a CDS encoding slipin family protein, producing the protein MSTVVIVTLVILLVLVVIALVSGVRVVQEYERGIIFRLGRVVARPKGPGLFFILPFGIDRMVKVNLQTVAMNVPPQDVITRDNVTVRVDAVIYFQVIDPLKAVVAIQNYLFGTSQVAQTTLRAILGKVDLDDLLGERDRINDELAHVIDDLTEPWGVKVSLVEVKDVDLPDTMQRAMARQAEAERDRRARIISAEGEFQASQKLSEAAEVMARNPQAMQLRFLQTVAEVATERNSTLVMPIPVELLNFFQSTVGRLAGDPGNGSSPPARPPVEPAPMPRQEPPRSVPERQA
- a CDS encoding mechanosensitive ion channel family protein, which translates into the protein MNCSALGCQLALAVRAQLASASDLLKPASPLSVDALAEAFRRFAERVVERLPNLLAAVVLLAVAVLVARLVRRGVEAGLRRTSTEAYVHLLVAKLAYLGVLVVGMVVALSVVGVNLGVLVGSLGLATVAAGFALQDILSNFVAGIVLLLEHPFTKGDLIVTTDAQGEVEDIRVRATQLRTLDGQLVVVPNKLLFTNVLINASATTGRRLEAIVSVPYSQDSARIRETLTGATAAVEGVLEEPAPRVLTKDFGQGALELRLLFWVDPRASDLLRARSEVLEAIESALGEAGVDISVPQLTANVEVPAPTRQAKVGDGTASGA
- a CDS encoding GatB/YqeY domain-containing protein, encoding MLIDDVQQAMYGAMKARRPEEAAALRLALAALRSAVIEARRDLTDEEAVTVLQREAKKRREAEQAYRDAGRDERADQEAFELSVIAGFLPQGLDPAELARMVDEAVAATGATGPKELGKVMGRLMPAVKGRADGNEVRRLVLERLSHGS
- a CDS encoding ArsA-related P-loop ATPase, encoding MSTRGRPRGLARETGASLSWLEEVVRTARIVICCGSGGVGKTSTAAAVALRAAERGRRTCVLTIDPARRLAQALGLDLLSNTPKPVTGKGLRADGPGSLDAMMLDMRRTFDEVIERYARDSEQAERILANRFYQRVSSTLAGTQEYMAMEKLYELHESHRYDLLVVDTPPTRSALDFLDAPDNLNELLDARAFRLLIAPAQRIGRGYLRGLNLATTAMTRMVRRLTGSDLLAEVGEFFAAFEGMYDGFRDRAQRVYDLMKHPSTAFVVVATPDEAALREAAFFARRLAEDRMPLGALVVNRVHRAGLVPAVPAGVHERLGAGDADARLLADLLEQHEALEALAEAEQRRIGELLASVPSLAAVQVPLMAEEVHSVAGLRRLGAHLFAAVPA
- a CDS encoding transglycosylase domain-containing protein is translated as MADVPAPKPQFPRLPRVRFDRGVGLVGSRVALFVGLITALAVLGALVVLPVVVPAGALVRDTSARLGDVPPLVKALPKPEERSLIYANDGRTVLAVLHGDENRKSIPLRDMGLRIRRAVIAIEDYRFYEHHGIDYHGIARAAVEDFKEGSISQGGSTLTQQYIKNVLTGSSKTLDRKIREAIYAIQLEKRMDKGTILQAYLNEAYFGEGAYGVWAAAEHYFSKKPKDLTLAEAAALAATIPAPGKLQPTGKENRARRMVVLDRMQALNYASPREVAIAKREKLKIKIFKAPTRQPYFVEFIKRQLLHDPAYDRTLGKAATPARKRAVFEGGLRIVTTLDPRDNNAAKAAVEGHVGRLGFDGALASIEPASGKIIAMYGGKNFKDNQGNLAVLGQGSTGYQSGSTFKVFYLVSALEQGIPVSQTFDVPARTLITDPLCGSRGWDVGNAGESEAGVYNMYTATAHSVNTWFATLMPKVRPSRALDAAKRMGIQVPPKDSKAYANHWNICSSVLGTGNTSVLDMASAFAVLANKGVRCEPYSIAKVVDRDGAVLLDRKKSKCEQVIDPGIAAQVTDMLRGVVTGGTGQQAAIGRPVAGKTGTAQDYTSAFFTGYTPQLATSVWVGHRKGLKSMYLPDGRPVFGGRVPAPIFRDFMVAAHEGLPVMGFPAPPQGRPSDPVQPKTGVPNVVGQQLALARRVLRNAGFKVSTKLVDHTAPRNQVVAQSPGANSSVPRGSTVTLAVSRGGPGGPDVRVVPAVTGMRASQAVGVLRGAGFNVRVVSVPAGGSDRRGRVISQSPTAGSQLRQGATVVIVVGR
- a CDS encoding ArsA-related P-loop ATPase; translation: MSIDTLADARLLVVTGKGGTGKTTVAAALAMAAADRGRRVLVVEVEGRQGLAGLFGRRSLSYQETRVASRVHGLAVDPEESLREYLGRFGAAPLARLLTWARLTRFITAAAPGLGDVLLVGKVWEAATRVRDGRPAYDLVVLDAPPTGRVVPFLRAPETVAELARVGPIRHQADRVKELLDDPARTRVVLTCLPEELPVTETLESLALLRAAGLPLGPVVVNQVVADRLGGRARRLAALTRDAAPLAAAAERAGAKLDGAALAVLLGEARDRQRRVATQRRLIGELQAGAAGLPVVELPLLSDGAAGPEAVRLLAGMLRAAEPGSARERARAGA
- a CDS encoding metallophosphoesterase, which encodes MHRSPATQLAGLVTGAVATAGTACVAYGMLVERNWYRLGRERVPVLPSGRPSLDLLHLSDLHMVADDPAKQQFLARLAAVPADLLVVTGDMLGEPRALEQVLDALGRFRPRIGAVAVLGSNDYYAPRPMSYAAYFRPRRKLRRVVRRNPYRELVAGLEGMGWLVLSNARGTLGDVELAGMDDPHIHREDLAVAVPGGDGHGLRIGVVHSPYRRSLDAFARNGYQLVLAGHTHGGQVRLPGYGALVDNCDLPLDQARGLSRWGASWLHVSAGLGTSKYAPFRFACRPEATVLTLTARAERPDGGNGSARTR
- a CDS encoding NfeD family protein, giving the protein MRRLPLLPALLALAALLASSLGAVPASAQPEAPRVGPVVEVFEASGVIDASLLGALQRDLAAAGRRDTEVFLIQLDSFGSLSVDPAAVQRAVAGAQVPVAVWLGPRSARAGGAAAFLLAAADVVAVSRQARVGPALPAQLGRGREPQREQALFDGSGLPAQAAHGILDGAAAEAAGVADYQAESLPDAVKRLDGRRVEGETISIPRFQVRFLSRSLVDRVRHGLANPSIAYLLLLAAAACLAFEWFQPGFGVAGVAGLVMALLAVYALAVLPTNWLALAVLVAGFGVFTLDTAVGGLGLGTATATALTAAGSWWLFSSPNSLLRVDGRLAAAGVAWSVLYFVVILTVVLRSQRQLPAGTEALVGAGGVVRSMLNPGGIVVVEGAMWRAVLDGGGALPTGQRVKVDAVRDGILQVTAEDPAAVRPGKPGRVRRAAGTSRPRE